The Solanum lycopersicum chromosome 6, SLM_r2.1 genome has a window encoding:
- the LOC101248685 gene encoding transcription factor bHLH51, whose translation MLRSIQLREMMDDSSCSKYTHETLSSWCHNLQELPLIPTNSCCWSQQFSASRSHSEAEKRRRDRINAQLSTLRKLIPTSEKMDKAGLLRSVVEHVKDLEGKAKEMSNVLNTPSDIDEVVIEEEDESSNNNNIVVKVSFSCDDRPELFSELNRGLKNLKLTTMEAKITSLGGRIKCILSLQSINVVCTTHSIKHSLRLLLARIATSPSTSNFRIKSKRQRFFLLAT comes from the exons ATGCTAAGATCCATACAATTAAGAGAGATGATGGATGATTCCTCTTGCTCTAAATACACTCATGAAACTCTTTCATCATGGTGTCATAATTTACAAGAACTTCCATTGATTCCTACTAATTCTTGTTGTTGGTCTCAACAGTTTTCTGCTTCTAGGAGCCATAGTGAAGCTGAGAAAAGGCGCAGAGACAGAATTAATGCTCAGCTTTCTACTCTTAGAAAACTCATTCCCACTTCTGAAAAg ATGGATAAGGCAGGTCTACTAAGAAGTGTTGTTGAGCATGTTAAAGATCTGGAAGGAAAAGCAAAAGAAATGAGCAATGTATTGAACACTCCAAGTGACATTGATGAAGTAGTAattgaggaagaagatgaaagttccaacaacaacaacatagttGTGAAGGTTTCTTTTTCGTGTGATGATCGGCCTGAATTGTTCTCAGAACTAAACAGGGGTCTCAAGAACCTGAAACTAACAACAATGGAGGCTAAAATAACTAGTTTGGGTGGCAGAATTAAATGCATTTTATCCCTTCAATCCATTAATGTTGTTTGCACTACTCATTCTATCAAACACTCTCTTAGGCTGTTGCTTGCTAGGATTGCTACTTCCCCTTCTACTTCCAATTTTCGAATCAAAAGCAAGAGGCAGAGGTTCTTCTTGCTTGCTACCTGA
- the LOC138349375 gene encoding uncharacterized protein, protein MQKTEEDEFIYLFVALRPFIRGFDYCRPIVVVDGAHLIGAYKGTFVSASTLDWAVKAYTKEDFDKLMAKVDRVDHRVKEYLEDVGYEKWSRVHATVVSSSKFIFSDYEAGRRYIICLERKICSCERFQLEEIPCGHAITVLKEKNVKDMHPYCSDYYKPDALVKTYEIPKIPMSDKIDWSSPKNMIDETVYPLRHIRLYGRSRKRRKKKSR, encoded by the exons ATGCAGAAGACTGAGGaagatgaatttatatatttattcgtAGCTTTAAGACCATTTATTAGGGGGTTCGATTACTGCAGACCAATAGTTGTTGTCGATGGTGCACATCTGATTGGAGCTTACAAAGGGACatttgtatcagcaagcacacttgattgGGCAG TCAAGGCATACACAAAGGAAGATTTTGATAAGTTGATGGCTAAGGTCGATAGAGTTGATCACAGGGTTAAGGAATACCTTGAGGATGTAGGATATGAGAAGTGGTCAAGAGTTCATGCAACA GTTGTTTCATcatctaaatttattttctcagaTTATGAAGCTGGAAGAAGATACATTATTTGTCTTGAGCGAAAAATATGTTCGTGTGAAAGATTTCAACTAGAGGAGATACCTTGTGGACATGCTATCACTGtcttaaaagaaaagaatgtcaAAGATATGCATCCATACTGCTCTGATTATTACAAGCCTGATGCATTGGTAAAAACATATGAGATTCCAAAGATACCAATGTCAGATAAGATTGATTGGTCATCTCCTAAGAATATGATAGATGAAACTGTGTATCCACTTAGACACATACGATTATATGGACGATCaaggaaaagaaggaaaaaaaaaagcagatGA
- the LOC101248982 gene encoding mannose-1-phosphate guanylyltransferase 1, which produces MKALILVGGFGTRLRPLTLSVPKPLVDFANKPMILHQIEALKAVGVTEVVLAINYQPEVMLNFLKEFETKLGIKITCSQETEPLGTAGPLALARDKLVDDSGEPFFVLNSDVISEYPFKEMIEFHKSHGGEASLMVTKVDEPSKYGVVVMEESTGQVERFVEKPKLFVGNKINAGIYLLDPCVLERIQLRPTSIEKEVFPNIAAEKKLYAMVLPGFWMDVGQPRDYITGLRLYLDSLKKRSSPKLALGSHIVGNVIVDETAKIGEGCLIGPDVAIGPGCVIESGVRLSRCTVMRGVRVKKHACVSGSIIGWHSTVGQWARVENMTILGEDVHVCDEIYSNGGVVLPHKEIKSSILKPEIVM; this is translated from the exons ATGAAGGCACTTATTCTTGTTGGAGGTTTTGGTACCCGGTTGAGGCCATTAACTCTTAGTGTCCCAAAGCCACTGGTTGATTTTGCAAACAAGCCCATGATTTTGCATCAG ATCGAGGCTCTCAAGGCTGTTGGAGTGACTGAAGTGGTCTTAGCTATAAACTACCAGCCGGAG GTGATGCTGAACTTCTTGAAAGAATTTGAGACAAAACTGGGGATTAAGATTACATGTTCTCAAGAAACTGAACCACTTGGGACTGCAGGTCCCCTTGCTCTGGCTCGAGACAAGCTGGTAGATGATTCTGGTGAGCCGTTTTTTGTTCTTAACAGTGATGTTATCAGTGAGTATCCTTTCAAGGAGATGATTGAATTCCACAAATCCCATGGAGGGGAGGCTTCTTTAATGGTGACTAAG GTGGATGAGCCTTCCAaatatggtgttgttgtcatgGAAGAATCCACTGGCCAAGTTGAGAGGTTTGTGGAAAAGCCTAAGTTATTTGTTGGCAACAAGATCAATGCTGGCATTTACCTGCTCGATCCTTGCGTTCTAGAGAGAATTCAATTAAGACCAACATCTATTGAGAAAGAGGTTTTCCCAAATATTGCTGCCGAGAAAAAGCTATACGCTATGGTCCTTCCTGGGTTTTGGATGGATGTTGGACAGCCAAGGGATTACATCACCGGTCTTAGACTCTACCTAGATTCTTTGAAGAAGAGGTCTTCACCAAAACTGGCATTAGGTTCTCACATTGTTGGAAATGTCATAGTGGACGAGACTGCCAAAATTGGAGAAGGATGCTTGATTGGACCAGATGTTGCGATAGGCCCTGGTTGTGTGATTGAGTCTGGGGTTAGGCTCTCTCGTTGCACTGTGATGCGCGGAGTCCGTGTTAAGAAGCACGCATGCGTCTCAGGTAGCATTATCGGTTGGCACTCAACCGTTGGACAATGGGCTCGTGTTGAGAATATGACCATTCTTGGCGAAGATGTTCATGTTTGTGATGAAATTTACAGCAATGGTGGAGTAGTCTTACCCCACAAGGAGATCAAATCTAGCATCCTAAAACCAGAAATAGTGATGTGA